From a single Sander vitreus isolate 19-12246 unplaced genomic scaffold, sanVit1 ctg343_0, whole genome shotgun sequence genomic region:
- the LOC144513767 gene encoding C2 calcium-dependent domain-containing protein 4C-like, giving the protein MSALKPVSCLRSLVLTPQKVPSFIIPSRSPLGLGRRSPDRTRLLSDSEEDGTGASPMGASPSRFLLRRPWTRTPREAAAADTDLTTQAAMSLAHVGQVTTPYGFGAVLAASPCTRRRESLFHRNKPDPPPAPTTPRPPPQDPWASPGPGPGPGPGPGRSRVSLRPVRAFGLQVMKELKRPAAALKEVLSPAHRGTRPL; this is encoded by the exons ATGTCGGCGCTGAAGCCCGTCTCGTGTCTGCGTTCTCTGGTTCTGACCCCCCAGAAAGTCCCGAGCTTCATCATCCCGTCCCGCAGCCCACTGGGGCTCGGCCGGCGCTCCCCGGACCGGACCCGTCTGCTGTCGGACTCTGAGGAGGACGGGACAGGGGCGAGTCCAATGGGGGCGAGTCCTTCGCGCTTCCTGCTGCGCCGGCCGTGGACCAGAACCCCCCGAGAGGCGGCGGCCGCCGACACGGACCTGACCACGCAGGCCGCCATGTCGCTGGCTCACGTCGGCCAGGTGACCACGCCCTACGGCTTTGGCGCCGTGCTGGCAGCGAGCCCCTGCACCCGCCGCCGGGAGTCCCTGTTTCACCGGAACAAACCAGACCCCCCCCCCGCGCCGACTACGCCCCGACCCCCCCCACAG GACCCGTGGGCCTCCCCCGGTCCTGGTCCTGGTCCTGGTCCCGGTCCCGGCCGGTCCCGGGTCAGTCTGCGTCCCGTCAGAGCGTTTGGGCTGCAGGTGATGAAGGAGCTGAAGAGACCAGCGGCTGCTCTGAAGGAGGTGCTAAGTCCCGCCCACCGGGGGACACGCCCCCTGTGA